A single Apodemus sylvaticus chromosome 20, mApoSyl1.1, whole genome shotgun sequence DNA region contains:
- the Misp gene encoding mitotic interactor and substrate of PLK1 codes for MDRVTRYPIFSNPHSARVTSLALDEDTSYTVELVGVGPEAGWSQGDLQVWSTEYQTRPDARRTSTSSTRRVCLGQQSPRSLHSEDEDEEMKAYHLDDSSSALCRQRRDLEAERWAVRKGGTVATLQAASDHGGPRITGQPRSTFTEENLVDTEQIDFLAARRQFLSLEKANMNPTAREPSARTPPGTNQVPKASTGPHLANGYATSVMSPKKEVILEKSVCVSPVRFIPTANDPGHQTRAESPETPKETPIEREIRLAQEREAELREQRGLGRAAGHQELVRIPSRPLLSKVSLIETPPRRDRGRPSLYVQRDMVQETQREEDHRREGLQVGRASTPDWSSEDGQQGLQRSLSSDCILSPDARATDPAPEARKVNRIPLDAYQPYLGPGTPKLEFSAFGVYSKPSGVSAEDTKAAASRKAAGSPRHVSESSGRSLSSKQEWAKPPGPPGNGGVVRLEKFHLRPLRFKVPEVPQETETSHTWGWEVAGGPVLRLHKSQSSDLLEREMESVLRREREVAEERRNAFFPEVFSPEPAQEESQEQQSRSSSRASGITGSYSVSESPLFSPVHLNSGLVWKVEASKDSTPSGPKTGKESWYAGLNPSDGVNSEVLGATRVKRHKSVLAERWEAHIYAGEDEN; via the exons ATGGATCGAGTGACCAGATACCCCATCTTCAGCAACCCCCACTCAGCGCGTGTCACCAGCCTGGCCCTGGATGAAGACACCAGCTACACCGTTGAGCTGGTGGGCGTGGGGCCCGAGGCCGGTTGGAGCCAGGGAGATCTGCAAGTCTGGTCCACTGAGTACCAGACCAGGCCAGATGCGAGGAGAACAAGTACGTCTTCCACCAGACGCGTCTGCCTGGGCCAGCAGTCCCCGAGGTCGCTGCACTCggaagatgaggatgaggagATGAAGGCTTACCACCTGGACGACAGCAGCAGCGCCCTCTGCAGGCAGCGGAGGGACCTGGAGGCTGAGCGCTGGGCAGTCAGGAAGGGTGGCACGGTGGCCACACTCCAGGCCGCATCAGACCATGGTGGCCCCAGAATCACCGGCCAGCCTCGGTCCACGTTCACCGAGGAGAACTTGGTGGACACGGAGCAGATCGATTTCCTGGCTGCTCGGCGGCAATTCCTGAGTTTAGAGAAGGCAAACATGAACCCCACAGCCAGGGAGCCCTCTGCACGTACGCCACCGGGCACCAACCAGGTCCCCAAGGCCTCCACTGGGCCTCACCTAGCCAACGGCTACGCCACTTCTGTCATGTCACCGAAGAAGGAAGTGATCTTGGAGAAGTCGGTCTGTGTTTCCCCGGTTAGATTCATTCCTACAGCCAACGACCCTGGCCACCAGACCCGAGCAGAGTCCCCCGAGACTCCCAAAGAGACGCCCATCGAGAGAGAGATCAGGCTGGCCCAGGAGCGGGAGGCAGAGCTGAGGGAGCAGAGAGGCCTTGGGCGGGCTGCCGGGCATCAAGAGCTGGTACGGATTCCCAGCAGGCCGCTGCTCAGCAAGGTGAGCCTGATAGAGACGCCCCCGCGAAGAGACAGGGGCCGCCCATCCCTCTACGTGCAGAGGGACATGGTGCAAGAGACGCAGCGGGAAGAAGATCATCGGCGGGAGGGTCTGCAGGTGGGCAGGGCATCCACGCCCGACTGGTCTTCCGAGGACGGTCAGCAGGGGCTCCAGAGAAGTCTGAGCTCCGACTGCATCCTCAGCCCCGATGCCCGAGCCACAGACCCGGCTCCGGAGGCAAGGAAAGTCAACCGGATCCCACTGGATGCCTACCAGCCCTATCTGGGCCCTGGGACCCCCAAACTAGAATTCTCAGCCTTTGGAGTATACAGCAAGCCAAGTGGTGTGTCTGCAGAAGACACCAAAGCCGCGGCCTCCCGGAAGGCCGCGGGGTCTCCAAGGCATGTCTCGGAATCCTCCGgaagatctctgagctcaaaacAGGAGTGGGCCAAACCTCCTGGACCGCCTGGCAACGGGGGCGTGGTGAGATTAGAGAAATTCCACCTGCGTCCACTGCGATTCAAAGTCCCAGAGGTCCCCCAGGAGACTGAGACCTCCCATACCTGGGGCTGGGAAGTGGCCGGAGGCCCTGTGCTGAGGCTACACAAGTCGCAGTCATCTGACCTgctggagagggagatggagagtgTCCTGCGGAGGGAGCGGGAGGTGGCTGAAGAGCGGAGGAACGCCTTCTTCCCAGAGGTCTTCTCCCCAGAGCCCGCCCAGGAGGAGAGCCAGGAGCAGCAGTCCCGGAGTTCCTCCCGCGCATCTG GCATCACCGGCAGCTACTCAGTGTCAGAATCGCCATTGTTCAGCCCTGTCCACCTGAATtcaggcctggtgtggaaggtgGAGGCCTCGAAGGACAGCACCCCATCAGGGCCGAAGACTGGGAAGGAGTCGTGG TATGCAGGTCTCAACCCCTCAGACGGTGTCAACTCAGAG GTCCTGGGAGCCACGAGGGTAAAGCGCCACAAGAGTGTCTTAGCGGAGCGCTGGGAAGCGCACATCTACGCCGGCGAGGATGAGAACTGA